TGTGCCCTCTAGCCTCTTACAAATACATAAAATATTGTTGATTTGAACTCAATCTTATATTCGCAGGTGTTGATTTGACCTCCAACAATGAATTTGAATGGATATCTGCACCTTCATTAATTTTGAACTCTAAAAAATGTATATGGGGCGAGTCATCAACACCTTTCAAAATACCAGTGTAGAGGACGACTTGCCTTTGGATTATTTCGAGATGCTCATCTTCTACTTGGGTAAATTAGGCAAGCACCTCAAAAATCTCACATTGAAAAATGAGGAAGATAATCGGAAAAATTGTAAGCTGAAGGCATTGGTGGACCAATACAATCAACTGCAAGAAGCGACTTCAAAATTCTACAATGGCGTCTCAAATTGAGGGGAAAGGGTGAACAACAACCAACCTATACTTAAGATCGCGTTACAACACATGCCActtgcaaatccaataatccaGTAGAAGACATGAAAATTTTTATGGAAccacatatttttattttaaatacttTTTTATTTGATATATAAATCCCTATTTTGGTATGGTGGTTTCAATTGTATTACTCACCTGGTTGCTGCAATACCAATATTTTGGGGAAATACATTAGTAGAATCTGTACAACATTGATGCCGTATCCTTGGGATCTACATCTTACAAGTGTCATGGCACTGGTTTCGAAGCTCGTTTGAGTGCCGTAGACACACTTCATCACTACTCACTCTCCCTGTGTCAAAAAACTAGCGATTTAGTGGCCCAACCACCCACCTCAATGATGCAACCACAAGCATAAGCTCAAAAAAGAAGATATAAACAAAGCAACAAAATAAATTTTGGGTTAGGATTgaaaaaactcaagaaaaattTACCACTTCCATAGAAAAAAATCTTAGATACCTTTCTactgaaaaaagcaaaaaattattataaatcCCCCTATCTcccatttttttttattatgatattttcACAATCAAATCACCACAAAatcaaaatgtattaaaaaaaaattcagaacaAATCTTCTGTATTGATTTTTAGGCGAAAAGATATTAAATTGGCTACCCATCTTTAGAGAAATAGGCTGATAGATTTCTcacaagtacacatttcaaagGGAAGTGTCACCATTTTCTGCTGAGTGTAAAAGTGATTTGCTCCTTGATGGAGGAGACGATGGTCTCTAATGCTtcattttaattgatttttatacAGACATGCTAAGATTTTCATGGAAATTTTTAGATTAGTGCCACCTTTGTCTATGATCAAACTGCTCATTATGTTTGATATTTCCATCTTTCTGTCAAACAAGAGTTTTAATGTTGTTATTGAAGAAGACAAGATTTTACTCCCCTGATTGACTTTCATGATTGTTGCTCTCCTGCAATATCAGTTCATATATTTATGTCCCCAAAATAATCATATTTGTGTCCACAATGCTCTGCACACTTGGAAAACCccaccaaaagaaaaacaaaacattatttcaattaaaaaatcATTTGAACAAGACTAAACTGAATCTTCAGCATTGAGgagaccagattcttattcttaaATGCCTGAGCCAAGCTGATAATCATCGAACTCTTCATCTCTAACTGGTCTTTGCTTGGAAAATTATCGCTTCTTTTTCATTAGCTAAACTGAAGAAGTAGAAATAGAAATTTAAGTTGATTGGATAGGTCTTCGCTGAAAAAATAGAAACTTAAGCCGATCAAGTAGTTCTTCGCTGAAAAAATAGAAACTTAAGCTGATCAGATAGGTCTTCGCAAAAAAGAAGAAATTTTCCAAATATTTCTTAAATGAATAGTCATCGGATGAGGATCTCTCGATGCTTTGCCAATAGTTGTTTCTCAAAGCTCTTGACAACTGTTTATTTGATGCACATGGTCTTCCCATGAATTACCACGTATAATGGTCATCAATTCCATCGGTTATTAGATGCATGATAAGTCAAATAAAAAAGTGTGCTTAACGTCAAGCAATAAAAGCCTTTCTATTGTGTTAAGGGATATTATTACCATGTCATTGGATGCATAACTTTCCAAAGCTACCTTCCCAAAATGTGATCTCCCGAGTCCTATTAAAATGCAACTCATTCTATCCTTATCTCGAAACAAGCCTAAAAAAATGAAATCATATACTTCATTTATCAAAAACAAATGCAATGTAGAGCATTTGCCTACATAGGAAAGGTGCACCAACTCAATTAAACACCACAACGTATATTTAGGGGAAATCATTCTCTAGACTAATCTGAAGCTCCTAGTGATAAAGAAAATAGTAGATCTTAGATAgaatattttcatcaattttcttatTTGTCAATGTGTTTGTACATTTGTTAGCCTCTCTAAAGCAATGTGATATCTCAAAACTCTCTACTGAAGTAAAGTATAGAAATACAACTCATTCATCAACACAAGTACATGACAACACCATCTAACAAGGAAATATGAGTTTCTTTGGAAATGAATGTTTTATTTGGAATTCATTGAAAAAGATTACTAAAATCTAAGCATTTAtgtaaattaataatttatttgatattcatttttaaaaattattttttcataaCATTGAAGATTTTTCCTTCAAACCCTAACCCATCTATAAGAAGTCCTAACTCCATCTTATCCCAATTCCTAATTCCATTCAATCTGTTGTTTGGGTTTGAATCCTTATTTTGTTCTCAACTAGAGAATTATTAATGCTGGTGAAGTTTCACAAATGATCATTATACAAATATATCATTCATTTCAAACATTTGTTTAAGAATCCACATTTCAGTTGCATAGTGCCTTTTGTCTTTTTAATATTTCTATCTGTTTATTTTACTTAAAGGTATTTACAATCGAATTCACATTTTAGCTACAGTATGAGTTCTTGTCTTCATTTTGAAAATGTTGTAAATGACTTAGATTTCACttaatttgtaaataatttgttagTGTATGCTCTCATCCATTTATTTCAATAATCTATAAATGAGTTCTAATTGAAGTTAGAGTATGTAATTTTAATTTGCCTTAGTTCAAAACGCTTGTCAGTAGAACTTCAAATGTTATGTAGCTGCAAAATTGAATCAATGCCAATTTTTTGTACTAGATATGGGCAAACCCATTTACATTATAGTTGACATTATATCATTTTTTAAAATAGTTCCATTAATCTTGTTGGTGGTAGAATTCATAAGGTTTATATAATTGCTCAATCCACTTATTCAATCTCTAACATCTACATGCCTAACTTTTGTGCTACATGTTCATGCCCATTTATAGTTCAAATGCAATATGTTTTCTTAAGTTTTACTTAGATAAAGCCTCTTGTGAATGAAATCtaataatttatataatttgaGAGTCAAATGAATCAATCGTCAATAGTTATACAAATACTTTACGACAATTTAATATTTCAGGTACAACAATATTGTCTTTTGTTGTAGTTTTGTACAACTTCAAATGATCACGATTCCATTTATCTTTTATAATTGCTCAATTGAATCTATCAATTTTTAGAATTTACAAATTTAAATTTAGGATTGAAACGTGtgcaattaataatataatattattatttataaatataagttaaatcaaataaatgaataaattatgaaTTGACTTCATCCTTATTCAACAACATCAACAATTTGAGAGTAGTTTATTTCTCACAAACAGGGGTGTGAAatattcaagattttttttttttttgtttgttccgGATATAGGTGATTTTGGTGTCCAAGACTTTAGCCTTTGTTTATAGTTTTTTATATTATTAGTAATGAATATttgttaataaataaatttatatgattattttaaattaacTTATTACATCTAAGGTATTCATGGTCTACAATTGATAGGCGTTTTTAGTCATGCAAGACAATTGAAGCTATCTTAATCATCTATGCATATAAAATGCATTAGTTGTCATTGGTCAATGTGTTAGTGTGACTGTAATAATACATTTCTCATCCATCATAGCCATGCTAGGAAGATGGTTTCTCGTTACAAGGAATCATATGATATAAGAAACATGAGTTAACTAAGTAAATACCTCTATCCTTTTCTCCTCTTTCTACTTATCTCCCCATCTCCCTCTTCCTTTGCCTATaaatctccatctctatctttataTTCATATTCCTCACtgcctttctccactatctctatATCCTTACCTCTCCCTACATCTATCTCCCTATTGCTCCATCTTTCTATACCTCTTTAATTATCTTATATTGTCACTCTACTTTCATCTCTTAACTCGATCTCAttacccctctatctctctctgtctccctATTAATATCATATATTGCACAAATGTAGCCAACCAATTTTAtttctaattgaccttccacacctattcCGCGTgaccattgcacaccaaggtattTCGTTGTTTCTGTTCTGCGCGGTGGGCTGAGGTGCGCTAGGGTTTGAAGCCCGTTCCGGAATGTTCACTCCCTCGCTTTTTTTGGTCCAAAAAAATTTAGTACATCTTTAcaattaccaatttaattaaactaactTTATATACAAAGAGATTTTTATTCCAATTGAAGTGAAGTGGTGTTTTTTCCACTTCACAATTTGACTGTACTGTAACTTCTGAGAAATAGAACTTACGGGTGAGTCCGTAGTAATCTTTGTGGTAAAATCTCGCTACTCATGGCAGGTGCGTGGGTGTGTGGGCCGTTGTCTAAATTGGGCCTTTAGCCAATAAAATCTCTATTGGTTTATCTAGCATTTTTAAGCTTACTCCATTAAAGATTAACATTGTGGAGACAATTCATTCTAAAAAACGAAATCTATCTACTACCTCGTTGGATTTTACAGGAGTAAATGGAGGTAAGTACCAGTAAATCTGAATCGTTCCCAATCGACAACTTGTTGGGATGCAAGCAAAGCCAAGGAGAGGTCAGTTCTTTTGTaacacatattgccaacacaaGATCTACAAGCCAAGGAAGAGTAATTAGTCCCACCCCAGAAATCAAAGCCTATCCAGCTCTACACAAAAGAGCAGCATGTGAGTACCACAATTACAAGCCCCTGGGTGTGTCCTTCTGCTTTGAAGATTCTGTATTGCAGGCAATTCATGTATACAATGGCACTCATGGGTTCTCGGTATGCAAGGCTGAATTGCCTCTTGGCATCAGGtgattaatttttttctttttttttcttccctATTTCAATAAGCGTTTGTGTttggaaaaatattaaaattcaagCCAGGTAATGATATCATTGCGTTGTATTCAATGCCTGCTCGTGTTAGAATTaggaaaaggtaaaaaaatctgttAGACATATGTTTCAGTATCTGTTGATTCGGGTTGATTAATAATTTGTTATGTTATACCCCTGACAATCTTTGAGTATGAGTGTAAATgtttttggaaataattatgtttacTTCGTTTGCATCAACATTTCTAATCACTGAAATAGTCCGAAATCTACCCCTGGGTTCACCACTGAAAAGCCCTAAGTTGCAGCGGGGTTTGAAAAGAACCCCTAGCATGTCTTATCTCCTGACCCCGGTCCTGGTCTTGTTGGCAAGAGTGACATTGATTGTAAAGCCAAAAGAAGAGTATCGTGGTTGTTGGCAGGACTAAAACCCAGTAACCCACGCAGATAGTTGGTGAGAGCTCCATTGCTGCTAGAAAGTCCTCCCGCATTGATATCCCCCTGCTGAAGAAGTCAATGTTGTTGACTCAAGTGGAAATAAGGATGAGTTGTACGTGCCTTCTAAAACTGAGAAGATCGTGTCGGATGGTGATGTTAGTTTGTGTAGTAGCAGGCCTTCCCTGGATTACAGTGGGAAGGAGAAGATTAAGATGGCCACTACTGCCGAAGTGAACAGAAAAGTAGCCCATCCTAAAAAAGACAAGAACAAGACTGAGAACCCTCTCAAAAGCACAACAATGAGGAGCGAAAGAAACCGGAGATGAGGAGGATGACCGATTGAGTGGAGCTGGTAAAGAAAAGATTAGCAATGTTTACAGAAAAATTAATAATAAACACTATCCTTGTACTACCTGCTACTTCAACCAAAATAATCAACGTTATGCAAGCAAGATGACTTTTCTCAAAAGAAAGATCAATTGAGTGGAGTTGGTAAAGAAAATATTAGCAATGTTTACAGAAAAATTAATAATAAACTGTTGAAACTTAGTAGCtccggtaagataaatgattgaataagagacttcatttatctctcattcaatcatctaccttatcgatataactacaatTTAAGTATAGACCTCATGATTAAATAATGAACATGTTATAATCATTTCATATGCATAATCGATAATATTATCATGTTGTGATCAGACCGGAATTATAACTACCATAGCTATCATATGAATTAAatgttatcatatgataactataatagttatcattCTAAAACACATATTATACTTCTAAAACACATATTAATACCAAATCATTTATTCGTTGATTATGTTTAACTTATCCCAATCATTTATCGGGTAACTATACATTGCCCCGATTATTAATAACTATTGGCATATGTTAAATAGCGTAACCAATAGTGATTGGTATAACACACGTTAAAGAGGAAAGACGTGACCAATGATTAACAGCACAACACATAAGTAATGTGTTTATATTAACCGAAGGGATGTCTatgcaccgatcaagacatgtcactgatcaagacatgtcttgatcgggcatgtctaaaagacatgactgatcaaggcatgccttgatcggtgaaTCATAGGCTATAAGTACGTGCAAATGAAGTGCTGGATAAACATCAAAATTATTAATGTTATCTTCAACAACCTGTGACATAAGACACAGAAAATATCAGTAAGGAGAATAATAATATACATAACTtcagacttgaacataaatttgaatatcatttacatggtatcagagccatgctgatcgaacctaaggcattcaaatttgagaagttcaaaccGAAGATATAAACATCATATTTCCCATGGCTAACGTTATCAGATttgaggacagacttgaaggaggcgacaatttctcagcatggaagttcagaattaaaatgattctaaaagaaaacaagGTCGAATCATTTATTAAAGTTGAATCTGAAGAACCAGAGGATGAACCTAACAAATCAACATGGgttgagggaaatgaaaaagctATGATGATCATAGTCGATGGAGTAAGAAATCACATCATGCCAATAATAACAAAACTTGAAATTGCCTAGCAGATGTTCAAATCACTCGAAAGTGcatttgaaataaataatgcaagtagaaccctggctctaaaaagagaaataaaccaaataagtatgaacaaaggggagtcaatcaatgcatactttatgcggatatcaaccCTGAGGGATGAACTGACaacgcttggatatgagatccagagcaaagagctaacgctcattgctttagatgggttgcctagtacatgggaGACATTCGTCCAATGCATCAGTGCAAGAGATAAATatccaaaatttgataggctaagagcagattgtcttcaagaagagtcaaggctaaataagaaggggatcaaacaaaagaatatagatgaagatctccatgttttaaataccaactccaacaagaaaaacaagaagaaacacttcaagaagagaaagaactgACATGACAAAAGatcatctaaaagagacaactctcaCATTCAATGCTTTAGGTGTGACCAATATGGACACTAGGCAGCAAGATGTCCAgatagaatcaaacaacaagctacatttgcaaaagttAAAAGGGAAGAATATGACTCCGAGAAGCATGTATTCTATGCTGCTCTCTCCAGTCAAGTGtccaataaatctaacacctggatcattgatagtgggtctTCAAGGCACATCATTGGGTATAGAGAATTACTGGATTCCATGGTAGAAGAaactgatgaggaagtaaccattggtgatgactctgcacatccagtGAAAGGCGTTAGTACCTGCACCATTAAGCTGAAGACAGGCATGTCTCTTCAACTCACTGGAGTCCTATACGTTCCtggcatcaagaggaacttaatctccaTATCTGCACTTAAAGATGATGGGTacagaataatgttcatgaatggtaaagttctagtatagccacaaaactcttccatcaagaaggctacaaccctagaacatagaaaaggctatttatacgaggtatgtactgaatctaacctagccctacttcatgagattacagattcaaatgaaatttggcatagaagattaggtcatttgAATTTTTgtgctttatgttcaatggaaaaattagtaattggtttgcctaagttaaaacaataccattctggtacatgtaaggggtgtgccctaggcaaaaatactaagagttcctttcagaACAGTTCTAGGAAAACAACCAATGTTTTAGAGCTAGTTCACtctgacctatgtgggccaatgtctGTACCATCATTAGGGGGGTTCCTTTactatgtaatattcattgatgacttctccaggaagacctggatctattttcttaaactTAAGGAATCGGAAGAGAttctcaagagatttaaggaattcaaatccctctttgaaaactcttccgaaaggaaaataaaaaccttaaGGATTGATAGTGGGAGGGAATACACCTCAGACATCTTTAGAGAATTTTGTAAAgctgctgggattaagagggagttcactgtcccctacaacccccaacaaaatggggttgctgagagaGAATAGAACCATTGTAGAGGCAGCCAAAGCCATGCTTCTTGACCAAAATTTAGAAACACATCTTTGGGCGGAAGCCTCCAATGCTGctgtatacatacaaaatagatgccctcactcCCACATTGAAGATAAAATCCCTGAAGAAATTTTCACAGGTATAAAACTTGACATCACTCACTTTAGGATATTCGGGTGCCCTGTTTAtattcatatacctaaagagaaaagaacaaaact
This genomic stretch from Cryptomeria japonica chromosome 8, Sugi_1.0, whole genome shotgun sequence harbors:
- the LOC131064558 gene encoding uncharacterized protein LOC131064558 is translated as MEVSTSKSESFPIDNLLGCKQSQGEVSSFVTHIANTRSTSQGRVISPTPEIKAYPALHKRAACEYHNYKPLGVSFCFEDSVLQAIHVYNGTHGFSVCKAELPLGIRLNMDGQEIVTILGEPDGKMGGAHGGPISLAYKDKGLQINFIGSDWEDRHNRIDNITIHQPLE